From one Sulfurimonas sp. HSL-3221 genomic stretch:
- the ppk2 gene encoding polyphosphate kinase 2 produces the protein MGTKHDMLGTELEQGEILKEIVHDDRRIESGEAFERERREHNKNGKKRVAVWIRKSVIDYEDELKQLQIELLKLQKHVKEQGLKLLLIFEGRDAAGKGGTIKRITEHLNPRGARVVALNKPSDVEKTQWYFQRYVEHLPSAGEIVLFDRSWYNRAGVEPVMGFCTQDEHQEFLHEVPQFERMLVNAGIILVKFYFSVSKKEQAKRFKERENNPLKHYKLSPIDLRSQELWDKYTIAEYSMFMASHTDHSPWTIIHADKKKKARLNCIKHILKQINYSEKIGKKTLKTDKETLYSADRMIAEFDSSVALQPEKAAKGS, from the coding sequence ATGGGCACGAAGCACGATATGCTGGGAACGGAACTGGAACAAGGGGAGATCCTCAAAGAGATTGTCCACGACGACCGCAGGATCGAAAGCGGCGAGGCGTTTGAGCGGGAGCGGCGCGAACACAACAAGAACGGCAAAAAGCGGGTCGCCGTCTGGATCCGCAAGAGCGTGATTGACTACGAAGATGAGCTCAAGCAGCTGCAGATCGAACTGCTGAAGCTGCAGAAACACGTCAAAGAGCAGGGACTGAAACTGCTGCTCATCTTCGAGGGGCGCGACGCTGCCGGCAAGGGCGGGACGATCAAGCGCATCACCGAACACCTCAACCCCCGCGGCGCGCGCGTCGTGGCGCTCAACAAGCCCTCGGACGTCGAAAAGACGCAGTGGTATTTCCAGCGCTACGTCGAGCACCTCCCCAGTGCGGGCGAGATCGTCCTCTTCGACCGCAGCTGGTACAACCGTGCCGGGGTTGAGCCTGTGATGGGCTTCTGTACCCAGGACGAGCACCAGGAGTTCCTGCACGAAGTCCCGCAGTTCGAGCGGATGCTCGTCAATGCCGGCATCATTCTCGTGAAGTTCTACTTCTCCGTCTCGAAAAAAGAGCAGGCCAAACGCTTCAAAGAGCGCGAGAACAACCCCCTGAAACACTACAAGCTCTCCCCCATCGACCTCCGCTCGCAGGAGCTCTGGGACAAATACACCATCGCCGAATACTCCATGTTCATGGCGTCGCACACCGATCACTCCCCCTGGACGATCATCCACGCGGACAAGAAGAAAAAAGCGCGGCTGAACTGCATCAAACACATACTGAAACAGATTAATTATTCGGAAAAGATCGGAAAGAAGACGTTGAAGACGGACAAAGAAACGCTCTATTCGGCGGACAGGATGATCGCCGAATTCGACAGCAGCGTTGCCCTGCAGCCCGAAAAGGCCGCAAAGGGGAGTTAG